The DNA region CTTATCATGCAGCAGGTGGAGCGCGGTCCTGTTTCCCAGATCAAGACCCAGTATCAGAAGGGTGAAAATCTCAGGATCGTTGATGGGCCGTTCAGCAACTTCAACGGCTTTGTAGAGACAGTTGATATGGACCATGGAAGGCTTACGGTCATGGTGAGTATATTCGGAAGGCAGACGCCGGTCGAACTGAACTTCTTCAAGGTCGAAAAAAACCAGTAATTTAATGTGTTTTGCATAACAGCAGGAGGATAGACAATGGCTAAGAAAGAGGTAACAGGACAGGTTAAACTTCAAATTGTAGCAGGCAAGGCAACTCCTGCTCCACCGGTAGGTCCGGCACTCGGCCCACATGGCATCAATATCATGGAGTTTTGCAAGGCATTCAATGCCCAGACAGCGCCCATGGGGGATACCATTATCCCGGTGGTGCTGACCATATATAAAGATAGAACGTTTACGTTCATTACCAAGACGCCGCCGGCATCTGAACTTATCAAAAAGGCGGCAGGTGTAGTAAAGGGTTCGAGTACGCCGAACAAGGATAAGGTCGGCAAGCTTACAACAGCGCAACTGAAGGAAATAGCACAAACAAAGCTTCCTGACCTCAACGCATACTCTCTGGATGCTGCAATGAGAATCATTGCAGGAACAGCCAAGAGCATGGGCGTTGAAGTCGTGGAATAGCGAGGAGATCTCTATGGGCAAGAAAATGAATGCTTCACTGGAAAAGGTCGAAAAGGGGAAAGAGTATTCCCTTGAAAATGCGATACAGAAGGTAAAGGAACTTGCATTTGTCAAGTTCGACGAGACGGTTGACATTGTCTTCAATCTCGGCGTTGATCCGAGGAAGTCCGATCAGATGGTTAGGGGCACCGTTGTGCTGCCTCACGGAACGGGGAAGACGCTTAGGGTCCTCGTCTTTGCCAAAGGCGAAAAGGAGCTTGAGGCAAAACAGGCCGGCGCAGATTTTGTGGGTGCCGATGATCTTGTCGAGAAGATTAATAAGGGATGGCTTGATTTTGACAAGGTCGTTGCAACCCCTGATATTATGGGTGTCGTCGGTAAACTCGGAAAGGTTCTCGGCCCCCGCGGTTTGATGCCGAACCCGAAACTCGGCACCGTTACCTTTGATGTTGCCAAGGCTGTGAAGGAGATTAAGGCAGGAAAGGTAGAATACAAGACCGAAAAGGCAGGTGTTGTGCATGTGCCGATCGGTAAGGTTTCATTTGATGCACAGAAGCTTCTTGATAACGCAAAGGCTATTATTGATTCTGTGAACAAGGCAAAGCCGTCAACAAGCAAGGGCAGATATGTGAAGGGGATCTCGGTATCTTCGACAATGGGTCCTGGCCTGAGGGTTGACGTTACAACGGTTTCAACAAAGTAGTCATTACACGGACATAGTCCAAACATATAATAGTCAGAGACAGTAGGTGTGAAAGCGTAATCTGCTTTCCTGGGAAATCAGGGATAGCGTGCCTACCGAGGCTAAGAGGGATGAGAAGAGATTCAGGTATGGGGAAAAAGGCGAAAAATCGCTACGCTTTCCCATATATCTTGTCCGCATCTGATATTCACGTGCCTGCCAGGGTCTCTGGGAAAGGAGGTCTCATCTGAAAAAGCAAGAAAAAGGACAGGTAATTATTGATCTGAAAGACAAATTCTCGAAGGCGAGGTCTGTTGTCTTTACTGATTACAAAGGTATGACGGTTGCCGAGATGACTGATTTGAGAAGACTGTTGAACAGTTCTTCTATCGACTACAGTGTTGTGAAGAACACTCTTGCCAAAATTGCTTCGCAGGAAACGAGTTTCTCTGTTGCTGCTGATGTGTTTACAGGCCCGGTCGGCCTTGCCATCGGCTATGACGATCCCGTGCTTGCCGTTAAAAGAGTGCTTGATTTTGTCAAGAAAAACGAGAAGCTTAAAGTAACGGGAGCTGTGGTTGAAGGACAGCTGTATGGTCCAAAGGATCTGAAGGCTATTGCAGAACTGCCGTCAAGAGAAGTACTGCTTTCGATGCTGGC from Nitrospirota bacterium includes:
- the rplK gene encoding 50S ribosomal protein L11, with translation MAKKEVTGQVKLQIVAGKATPAPPVGPALGPHGINIMEFCKAFNAQTAPMGDTIIPVVLTIYKDRTFTFITKTPPASELIKKAAGVVKGSSTPNKDKVGKLTTAQLKEIAQTKLPDLNAYSLDAAMRIIAGTAKSMGVEVVE
- a CDS encoding 50S ribosomal protein L1, translated to MGKKMNASLEKVEKGKEYSLENAIQKVKELAFVKFDETVDIVFNLGVDPRKSDQMVRGTVVLPHGTGKTLRVLVFAKGEKELEAKQAGADFVGADDLVEKINKGWLDFDKVVATPDIMGVVGKLGKVLGPRGLMPNPKLGTVTFDVAKAVKEIKAGKVEYKTEKAGVVHVPIGKVSFDAQKLLDNAKAIIDSVNKAKPSTSKGRYVKGISVSSTMGPGLRVDVTTVSTK
- the rplJ gene encoding 50S ribosomal protein L10; this encodes MKKQEKGQVIIDLKDKFSKARSVVFTDYKGMTVAEMTDLRRLLNSSSIDYSVVKNTLAKIASQETSFSVAADVFTGPVGLAIGYDDPVLAVKRVLDFVKKNEKLKVTGAVVEGQLYGPKDLKAIAELPSREVLLSMLAGALQAPMAKLAGALSATVTGFAYAMESLKSKKNN